The Streptomyces laurentii genome contains a region encoding:
- a CDS encoding hypothetical protein (identified by MetaGeneAnnotator; putative;~sequence version:1) — protein MTAVRPRPPARRRAAAALLAAGALTLPLTACTVPTAPAERAAPQVGTPVTPVEVCTSLVAYWVREALTDGPQAGLDWEQKGMSNEQLVLHDEILAAARTEERRAGREAAAALADRESRRRCAAAHGATGSSENWRPPGEQRTPTDRSRPSPTRAW, from the coding sequence ATGACCGCCGTACGCCCCCGTCCCCCGGCGCGCCGACGGGCCGCCGCCGCCCTGCTCGCCGCCGGCGCCCTGACCCTCCCGCTCACCGCCTGCACCGTCCCGACCGCACCCGCCGAACGCGCCGCACCGCAGGTCGGCACCCCTGTCACCCCCGTCGAGGTCTGCACCAGCCTGGTGGCGTACTGGGTGCGCGAAGCCCTCACGGACGGCCCGCAGGCCGGACTCGACTGGGAACAGAAAGGGATGAGCAACGAGCAGCTCGTCCTCCACGACGAGATCCTCGCCGCCGCGCGCACCGAGGAACGGCGGGCCGGCCGCGAGGCCGCCGCCGCCCTCGCCGACCGGGAGAGCCGACGACGCTGCGCGGCCGCGCACGGCGCCACCGGCAGCTCCGAGAACTGGCGCCCGCCCGGCGAACAGAGGACACCGACCGATCGATCCCGGCCATCCCCGACCCGGGCGTGGTGA
- a CDS encoding branched chain amino acid binding protein (ABC-type branched-chain amino acid transport systems,periplasmic component [Aminoacid transport and metabolism]; COG0683;~Type I periplasmic ligand-binding domain of ABC (Atpase Binding Cassette)-type active transport systems that are involved in the transport of all three branched chain aliphatic amino acids (leucine, isoleucine and valine); cd06342;~branched chain amino acid binding protein [Streptomyces clavuligerus ATCC27064];~dimerization interface [polypeptide binding];~identified by MetaGeneAnnotator; putative;~ligand binding site [chemical binding]): MRHRSLILLTSVLTTGALTLTACGSRDEGKSGGGDTNAGGTTVVIGVDAPLTGSLSALGMGIKNSADLAIQIANKNKEVPGVTFKMEALDDQAVPATGKANATKLVGMKDVLGVVGPLNSGVSQSMQADFARANLTQISPANTSPSLSQGDNWGKGEKKRPFPTYFRTATTDVIQGKFAANYLFKDAGKKKVFVVNDKQTYGAGLAAIFSDEFKRLGGQVVGTDSVTVKETDFSSTATKIKGSGADSVYFGGQYPEGGLLSDQIKKAGAKIPTMGGDALYDPEFIKASGESNDGDLATSVGYPIEKLPNAKKFIEDYKAAGYKEAYSAYGGYSYDAVWSIIQAVKAVVADNGGKVPSDARAKVTQAMAKVSFDGVTGTISYDEFGDTTNKQLTVYTVKNGAWTDLKSETFKD; the protein is encoded by the coding sequence GTGCGACACCGTTCATTGATCCTCCTCACCAGCGTTCTCACCACGGGAGCGCTCACCCTCACCGCCTGCGGATCGCGCGACGAGGGCAAGAGCGGCGGCGGTGACACCAACGCCGGCGGCACCACCGTCGTCATCGGTGTCGACGCCCCGCTCACCGGTTCGCTCTCCGCCCTCGGCATGGGCATCAAGAACTCCGCGGACCTGGCGATCCAGATCGCCAACAAGAACAAGGAAGTCCCCGGCGTCACCTTCAAGATGGAGGCGCTCGACGACCAGGCCGTGCCCGCCACCGGCAAGGCCAACGCCACCAAGCTCGTCGGCATGAAGGACGTCCTCGGCGTCGTCGGCCCGCTCAACTCCGGCGTCTCCCAGTCGATGCAGGCCGACTTCGCGCGCGCCAACCTCACCCAGATCTCCCCCGCCAACACCAGCCCGTCGCTGTCCCAGGGCGACAACTGGGGCAAGGGCGAGAAGAAGCGTCCCTTCCCGACGTACTTCCGCACCGCCACCACCGACGTCATCCAGGGCAAGTTCGCCGCGAACTACCTCTTCAAGGACGCCGGCAAGAAGAAGGTCTTCGTCGTCAACGACAAGCAGACCTACGGCGCCGGTCTCGCCGCGATCTTCTCCGACGAGTTCAAGCGCCTCGGCGGCCAGGTCGTCGGCACCGACTCCGTCACCGTGAAGGAGACCGACTTCTCCTCCACCGCCACCAAGATCAAGGGCTCCGGCGCCGACTCCGTCTACTTCGGCGGCCAGTACCCCGAGGGCGGTCTGCTCTCCGACCAGATCAAGAAGGCCGGCGCCAAGATCCCCACCATGGGCGGCGACGCGCTGTACGACCCCGAGTTCATCAAGGCCTCCGGCGAGTCCAACGACGGTGACCTCGCCACCTCCGTCGGCTACCCGATCGAGAAGCTCCCGAACGCCAAGAAGTTCATCGAGGACTACAAGGCGGCCGGCTACAAGGAGGCCTACTCCGCGTACGGCGGCTACTCCTACGACGCCGTCTGGTCGATCATCCAGGCCGTCAAGGCCGTCGTCGCCGACAACGGCGGCAAGGTCCCGTCCGACGCCCGCGCCAAGGTCACCCAGGCCATGGCCAAGGTCAGCTTCGACGGTGTCACCGGCACCATCTCGTACGACGAGTTCGGCGACACCACCAACAAGCAGCTCACCGTCTACACGGTCAAGAACGGCGCCTGGACCGACCTGAAGTCCGAGACCTTCAAGGACTGA
- a CDS encoding high-affinity branched-chain amino acid transport system permease protein livH (Branched-chain amino acid transport system / permease component; pfam02653;~TM-ABC transporter signature motif;~Transmembrane subunit (TM) of Escherichia coli LivH and related proteins. LivH is one of two TMs of the E. coli LIV-1/LS transporter, a Periplasmic Binding Protein (PBP)-dependent ATP-Binding Cassette (ABC) transporter involved in the uptake of...; cd06582;~high-affinity branched-chain amino acid transport system permease protein LivH [Streptomyces sp. PAMC26508];~identified by MetaGeneAnnotator; putative): MNELPQQLADGLALGALYGLIAIGYTMVYGIVQLINFAHGEIFMVGGFGALTAYTILPDGTALAVAIPVMLIGGAVVSVAVATAAERFAYRPLRGAPRLAPLITAIGLSIVLQQLIWGFYPGADKPVKFPEFKGESFQLLDNLAIARSDLFVLIAAPVCMIGLGLFVSKSRSGRAMQATSQDPDTAKLMGINTDRIIVMAFAIGAAFAAVAAVAEGLDKGQIRFEMGFLLGLKAFTAAVLGGIGNIYGAMIGGLVLGLAETLSIAYVEHIPGMAQFGGGAWKDIWVFSLLILVLLFRPQGLLGQRTADRA; this comes from the coding sequence GTGAACGAACTGCCGCAACAGCTGGCCGACGGCCTTGCCCTGGGGGCCCTCTACGGTCTCATCGCCATCGGCTACACGATGGTGTACGGCATCGTCCAGCTCATCAACTTCGCCCACGGCGAGATCTTCATGGTCGGAGGCTTCGGCGCTCTCACGGCGTACACGATCCTCCCCGACGGCACCGCCCTCGCCGTCGCCATTCCGGTGATGCTGATCGGAGGCGCGGTGGTCTCGGTGGCCGTCGCCACCGCCGCCGAACGCTTCGCCTACCGTCCCCTGCGCGGCGCGCCCCGCCTCGCCCCCCTGATCACCGCGATCGGTCTGTCGATCGTGCTCCAGCAGCTCATCTGGGGCTTCTACCCGGGCGCCGACAAGCCCGTGAAATTCCCGGAGTTCAAGGGCGAGAGCTTCCAGCTCCTCGACAACCTCGCCATCGCGCGCTCCGACCTCTTCGTCCTGATCGCCGCCCCCGTGTGCATGATCGGCCTCGGTCTCTTCGTCTCCAAGAGCCGCAGCGGCCGCGCCATGCAGGCCACCTCCCAGGACCCCGACACCGCCAAGCTCATGGGCATCAACACCGACCGCATCATCGTGATGGCCTTCGCCATCGGCGCCGCCTTCGCGGCCGTCGCCGCGGTCGCCGAGGGCCTCGACAAGGGCCAGATCCGCTTCGAGATGGGCTTCCTGCTCGGCCTCAAGGCGTTCACCGCCGCCGTCCTCGGCGGCATCGGCAACATCTACGGTGCCATGATCGGCGGACTCGTCCTCGGCCTCGCCGAGACGCTGTCCATCGCCTACGTCGAACACATACCCGGCATGGCGCAGTTCGGCGGCGGCGCGTGGAAGGACATCTGGGTCTTCTCCCTCCTCATCCTCGTGCTTCTGTTCCGGCCCCAGGGCCTGCTCGGACAGCGCACCGCGGACAGGGCGTGA
- a CDS encoding BAU82468.1 (identified by MetaGeneAnnotator; putative) has translation MTVKVSVFWVKGKTAAATKAATAATCRCAEAMAETRLTRPDLLRAAATKPARIR, from the coding sequence ATGACCGTGAAGGTGTCGGTGTTCTGGGTGAAGGGGAAGACGGCCGCGGCGACGAAGGCGGCGACGGCGGCGACCTGCCGGTGCGCGGAGGCGATGGCGGAGACGCGGCTCACCAGGCCGGACTTGTTGAGGGCGGCGGCGACGAAGCCGGCGAGGATCAGGTAG
- a CDS encoding two component transcriptional regulator, winged helix family (identified by MetaGeneAnnotator; putative;~sequence version:1), which produces MVPMPPRMTAARRNAEFGATGPAKTYISGTTVPWKWAWTVPATPARVAPRAKAMSLTRKPLMPMAVAAVSSSRMATQARPMRESWARLKTTTTRTRTSSISR; this is translated from the coding sequence ATGGTGCCCATGCCGCCGAGGATGACGGCGGCGAGGAGGAACGCGGAGTTCGGGGCGACGGGGCCGGCGAAGACGTACATCTCGGGCACGACGGTGCCCTGGAAGTGGGCCTGGACGGTGCCGGCGACGCCGGCGAGGGTGGCGCCGAGGGCGAAGGCGATGAGCTTGACGCGGAAGCCGTTGATGCCCATGGCGGTGGCGGCGGTCTCGTCCTCGCGGATGGCGACCCAGGCGCGGCCGATGCGGGAGTCCTGGGCGCGGCTGAAGACCACCACGACGAGGACCAGGACGAGCAGCATCAGCAGGTAG
- a CDS encoding ABC transporter-like protein (ABC transporter signature motif;~ABC transporter-like protein [Streptomyces sp. SirexAA- E];~ABC-type branched-chain amino acid transport systems,ATPase component [Aminoacid transport and metabolism]; COG0411;~ATP binding site [chemical binding];~ATP-binding cassette component of branched chain amino acids transport system; cd03219;~D-loop;~H-loop/switch region;~KEGG: sgr:SGR_5520 putative branched-chain amino acid ABC transporter ATP-binding protein; PFAM: ABC transporter related; SMART: AAA ATPase;~Q-loop/lid;~Walker A/P-loop;~Walker B;~identified by MetaGeneAnnotator; putative) — protein sequence MNAMTTTPTTTTGTAADTAATVLDASGVTMRFGGLTAVQGVDLTVREGEIVGLIGPNGAGKTTFFNCLTGLYVPTEGQVSYKGTVLPPKPHLVTQAGIARTFQNIRLFSNMTVLENVLVGRHTRTKEGLWSALLRGPGFKRAEAASRERAMELLEFVGLDAKADHLARNLPYGEQRKLEIARALASDPGLLLLDEPTAGMNQNETRTTEELVFAIRDLGVAVLVIEHDMKFIFNLCDRVAVLVQGQKLVEGTAEVVQGDERVVAAYLGTPFEGAPGAEEAAEVAAAEAHAAEEAAPAKAEAKAKAEPAADAEGPEEAEAEAEAATEAAPDTEETTGASAGAADQSTDTADAATPAADADSTTEGDSK from the coding sequence GTGAACGCCATGACGACGACCCCGACCACCACCACCGGCACGGCCGCGGACACCGCCGCCACCGTCCTCGACGCCAGCGGCGTCACCATGCGCTTCGGCGGCCTCACCGCCGTCCAGGGCGTGGACCTCACCGTCCGCGAGGGCGAGATCGTCGGTCTCATCGGCCCCAACGGCGCCGGCAAGACCACCTTCTTCAACTGCCTGACCGGTTTGTACGTCCCGACCGAGGGCCAGGTCAGCTACAAGGGCACGGTGCTGCCGCCCAAGCCGCACCTCGTCACCCAGGCCGGCATCGCCCGTACCTTCCAGAACATCCGGCTCTTCTCCAACATGACCGTCCTGGAGAACGTCCTCGTCGGACGCCACACCCGGACCAAGGAAGGCCTCTGGTCCGCGCTCCTGCGCGGCCCCGGCTTCAAGCGCGCCGAGGCCGCCTCCCGCGAACGGGCCATGGAACTCCTGGAGTTCGTCGGCCTCGACGCCAAGGCCGACCACCTCGCCCGCAACCTCCCGTACGGCGAGCAGCGCAAACTGGAGATCGCCCGCGCCCTCGCCAGCGACCCCGGCCTGCTGCTGCTCGACGAACCGACGGCCGGCATGAACCAGAACGAGACCCGGACGACCGAGGAGCTGGTCTTCGCGATCCGCGACCTCGGCGTCGCGGTCCTGGTCATCGAGCACGACATGAAGTTCATCTTCAACCTGTGCGACCGGGTGGCCGTCCTCGTCCAGGGCCAGAAGCTCGTCGAGGGCACCGCCGAGGTCGTCCAGGGCGACGAGCGCGTCGTGGCCGCGTACCTCGGTACGCCCTTCGAGGGCGCCCCCGGCGCCGAGGAGGCCGCCGAGGTCGCGGCGGCGGAGGCCCACGCGGCCGAGGAGGCGGCACCCGCGAAGGCGGAAGCCAAGGCCAAGGCGGAACCGGCGGCGGACGCCGAGGGGCCGGAGGAGGCGGAGGCGGAGGCGGAAGCAGCGACCGAGGCCGCCCCCGACACCGAAGAGACCACCGGCGCTTCCGCCGGAGCGGCCGACCAGAGCACCGACACCGCCGACGCCGCGACTCCGGCCGCCGACGCGGACAGCACCACCGAAGGAGACTCCAAGTGA
- a CDS encoding urea ABC transporter, ATP-binding protein urtE (ABC transporter signature motif;~ABC-type branched-chain amino acid transport systems,ATPase component [Aminoacid transport and metabolism]; COG0410;~ATP binding site [chemical binding];~D-loop;~H-loop/switch region;~LivF (TM1139) is part of the LIV-I bacterial ABC-type two-component transport system that imports neutral, branched-chain amino acids. The E. coli branched-chain amino acid transporter comprises a heterodimer of ABC transporters (LivF and LivG), a...; cd03224;~Q-loop/lid;~Walker A/P-loop;~Walker B;~identified by MetaGeneAnnotator; putative;~urea ABC transporter, ATP-binding protein UrtE [Streptomyces viridochromogenes DSM40736]), which yields MTALLEVENLRVAYGKIEAVKGISFSVEAGQVVSLIGTNGAGKTTTLRTLSGLIKPAGGKMTFNGEVLNGIPAHKMVARGMAHSPEGRHIFPKLSITENLQLGAFLRKDKDGIAHDIQRAYDLFPILGERRKQAAGTLSGGEQQMLAMGRALMSRPKLLMLDEPSMGLSPIMMQKIMETIATLKAEGMTILLIEQNAQAALSLADYGYVLEVGTIKLHGTGQDLLVDDEVRKTYLGEE from the coding sequence GTGACCGCACTCCTGGAGGTCGAGAACCTCAGGGTCGCCTACGGCAAGATCGAGGCCGTCAAGGGCATCTCCTTCTCCGTCGAGGCCGGCCAGGTCGTCAGCCTCATCGGCACCAACGGCGCCGGCAAGACCACCACCCTGCGCACCCTCTCCGGCCTCATCAAACCGGCCGGCGGAAAGATGACCTTCAACGGCGAGGTGCTCAACGGCATCCCCGCCCACAAGATGGTCGCGCGCGGCATGGCCCACTCCCCCGAGGGCCGGCACATCTTCCCCAAGCTGTCCATCACCGAGAACCTCCAGCTCGGCGCCTTCCTCCGCAAGGACAAGGACGGCATCGCCCACGACATCCAGCGCGCCTACGACCTCTTCCCCATCCTGGGCGAACGTCGCAAGCAGGCCGCGGGCACCCTGTCCGGCGGCGAGCAGCAGATGCTCGCCATGGGCCGCGCCCTGATGTCACGGCCCAAGCTGCTCATGCTCGACGAGCCCTCCATGGGCCTCTCCCCGATCATGATGCAGAAGATCATGGAGACCATCGCCACCCTCAAGGCGGAGGGCATGACGATCCTGCTCATCGAGCAGAACGCGCAGGCCGCGCTCTCCCTGGCGGACTACGGGTACGTGCTGGAGGTCGGCACGATCAAGCTGCACGGCACCGGCCAGGACCTGCTCGTCGACGACGAGGTGCGCAAGACGTACCTCGGCGAGGAGTAG
- a CDS encoding two-component system response regulator (ANTAR domain; cl04297;~Response regulator with putative antiterminator output domain [Signal transduction mechanisms]; COG3707;~Signal receiver domain; originally thought to be unique to bacteria (CheY, OmpR, NtrC, and PhoB), now recently identified in eukaroytes ETR1 Arabidopsis thaliana; this domain receives the signal from the sensor partner in a two-component systems; cd00156;~dimerization interface [polypeptide binding];~identified by MetaGeneAnnotator; putative;~intermolecular recognition site;~phosphorylation site [posttranslational modification];~two-component system response regulator [Amycolatopsis mediterranei U32]), protein MPRNEEPPVTAPESPQPAAEDAEGADAVEASHVPPLTTRVVIAEDEALIRLDLKEMLEEEGYTVVGEAGDGARAVELAREHRPDLVILDVKMPVLDGISAAEKIAGESIAPVLMLTAFSQRELVERARDAGAMAYLVKPFSKSDVVPAIEMAVSRFAELRALEKEVADLSQRLETRKLVDRAKSVLQTQYGLTEPAAFRWIQKTSMDRRMSMQQVAEAVIEDAEEKKAAKAKEQ, encoded by the coding sequence TTGCCCCGCAACGAGGAGCCTCCCGTGACCGCCCCCGAGTCGCCCCAGCCCGCCGCCGAAGACGCCGAAGGTGCCGACGCCGTCGAGGCGTCCCACGTCCCTCCGCTGACGACCCGCGTCGTCATCGCCGAGGACGAGGCCCTCATCCGGCTGGATCTCAAAGAGATGCTGGAGGAAGAGGGCTACACGGTCGTCGGCGAGGCCGGTGACGGGGCCAGGGCCGTCGAGCTGGCGCGGGAGCACCGGCCCGATCTGGTGATCCTGGACGTGAAGATGCCCGTCCTCGACGGCATCTCCGCGGCCGAGAAGATCGCGGGCGAGTCCATCGCCCCGGTTCTCATGCTCACCGCCTTCTCCCAGCGCGAGCTGGTCGAGCGGGCCCGGGACGCCGGCGCGATGGCGTACCTGGTGAAGCCGTTCAGCAAGAGCGACGTCGTACCGGCCATCGAGATGGCCGTGTCACGGTTCGCCGAGCTGCGGGCCCTGGAGAAGGAGGTCGCCGACCTCAGCCAGCGCCTGGAGACCCGCAAGCTGGTGGACCGCGCCAAGTCGGTCCTGCAGACGCAGTACGGGCTGACGGAGCCCGCCGCGTTCCGCTGGATCCAGAAGACTTCGATGGACCGGCGGATGTCGATGCAGCAGGTCGCCGAGGCCGTCATCGAGGACGCCGAGGAGAAGAAGGCCGCGAAGGCCAAGGAGCAGTAG
- a CDS encoding hypothetical protein (Helix-turn-helix domains; cl00088;~identified by MetaGeneAnnotator; putative;~predicted protein [Streptomyces roseosporus NRRL15998]), producing the protein MYDIGTRRQALSLVIQGRSLNSVSRQTGISRAALRGWRTHLEPRPRMSAHRAPCVRCRPTPGLPDAVEAYSYLLGLYLGDGCVSPHRQGSQHLRIACADAWPGLIEACRDAIRAVQPHGSVIAVRKQGCVAVTSYGRHWTCLFPQHGPGKKHERRIALEAWQQDIVDAHPWEFIRGLIHSDGCRIINWTTRLVGGARKRYEYPRYFFTNKSADIRALFCDALRAVGVEWTTTSKHGEPLNVSVARKASVALMDAHVGPKY; encoded by the coding sequence ATGTACGACATCGGAACGCGGCGACAAGCCCTGTCCCTGGTCATCCAGGGGCGCAGCCTCAACTCCGTCAGCCGGCAGACCGGGATCTCCCGCGCCGCCCTCCGCGGCTGGCGGACCCACCTCGAACCGCGCCCGCGCATGTCCGCCCATCGCGCGCCCTGCGTCCGCTGCCGCCCCACCCCGGGCCTGCCCGACGCCGTGGAGGCGTATTCCTATCTGCTCGGGCTCTACCTCGGCGACGGCTGCGTCAGCCCGCACCGGCAGGGCAGCCAGCATCTGCGCATCGCCTGCGCGGACGCCTGGCCGGGGCTGATCGAGGCGTGCCGCGACGCGATCAGGGCCGTACAGCCCCACGGCTCCGTGATCGCCGTACGGAAGCAGGGCTGCGTCGCGGTCACCAGCTACGGCCGCCACTGGACGTGCCTGTTCCCGCAGCACGGCCCCGGCAAGAAGCACGAGCGGCGGATCGCCCTCGAAGCCTGGCAGCAGGACATCGTCGACGCCCATCCGTGGGAGTTCATCCGGGGGCTCATCCATTCCGACGGCTGCCGGATCATCAACTGGACGACGCGCCTCGTCGGTGGTGCACGCAAGCGGTACGAGTACCCCCGGTACTTCTTCACCAACAAGTCGGCCGACATCAGGGCACTGTTCTGCGACGCGCTCCGTGCCGTCGGTGTCGAGTGGACGACGACGTCCAAGCACGGCGAGCCGCTCAACGTGTCCGTCGCCCGCAAAGCCTCCGTCGCGCTCATGGACGCGCATGTCGGCCCCAAGTACTGA
- a CDS encoding pyruvate kinase (Pyruvate kinase (PK): Large allosteric enzyme thatregulates glycolysis through binding of the substrate, phosphoenolpyruvate, and one or more allosteric effectors. Like other allosteric enzymes, PK has a high substrate affinity R state and a low...; cl17342;~domain interfaces;~identified by MetaGeneAnnotator; putative;~pyruvate kinase [Streptomyces cattleya NRRL 8057 = DSM46488];~pyruvate kinase; Provisional), whose product MPMRRAKIVCTLGPATAAYDQIKALLEAGMDVARLNLSHGSYAEHEERYHSVRKAAEETGRGVAVLADLQGPKIHLGRFREGPVLLERGDHFTITVEPMDGDRHCCGTTHTGLATDVTTGERILVDDGRVTLEVTAVDGPRVHTRVVEGGMISDNKGLNIPGIAVSVPALSDKDIDDLRWALRIGADVIALSFVRNARDIEDVHRVMDEEGRRVPVIAKIEKPQAVDHLEDIVAAFDGIMVARGDLGVEMPLEQVPIVQKRAVTLAKRNAKPVIVATQMLDSMIENSRPTRAEASDVANAVIDGTDAVMLSGETSVGKYPVETVRTMSRIVEAAEEDLLAAGLPPLTENTKPRTQGGAVARAAAEIGDFLGARYLVACTQSGDTVKRLSRSRSPIPLLAFTPDPDTHSQLNLTWGVETFLGPHADSTDAMVAQVDAELRRRGRCREGDIVVITAGSPPGVSGSTNMVRVHHIGDPVTN is encoded by the coding sequence GTGCCCATGCGCCGAGCGAAAATCGTCTGCACCCTTGGGCCCGCCACCGCGGCATACGACCAGATCAAGGCACTGCTCGAAGCCGGAATGGACGTGGCCCGCCTCAACCTCAGCCACGGCAGCTACGCCGAACACGAGGAGCGCTACCACAGCGTCCGCAAAGCCGCCGAGGAAACCGGCCGCGGCGTCGCCGTCCTCGCCGACCTTCAAGGCCCGAAGATCCACCTCGGACGCTTCCGCGAAGGCCCCGTACTCCTTGAACGCGGCGACCACTTCACCATCACCGTCGAACCCATGGACGGCGACCGCCACTGCTGCGGCACCACCCACACCGGCCTCGCCACCGACGTCACCACCGGCGAACGCATCCTCGTCGACGACGGCCGCGTCACCCTCGAAGTCACCGCCGTCGACGGACCCCGCGTCCACACCCGCGTCGTCGAAGGCGGAATGATCTCCGACAACAAGGGCCTCAACATCCCCGGCATCGCCGTCTCCGTCCCCGCCCTCTCCGACAAGGACATCGACGACCTCCGCTGGGCCCTGCGCATCGGCGCCGACGTCATCGCCCTCTCCTTCGTCCGCAACGCCCGCGACATCGAGGACGTCCACCGTGTCATGGACGAGGAAGGCCGCCGCGTCCCCGTCATCGCCAAGATCGAGAAGCCGCAGGCCGTCGACCACCTCGAGGACATCGTCGCCGCCTTCGACGGCATCATGGTCGCCCGCGGCGACCTCGGCGTCGAAATGCCCCTCGAACAAGTCCCCATCGTCCAGAAGCGCGCCGTCACCCTCGCCAAGCGCAACGCCAAACCCGTCATCGTCGCCACCCAGATGCTCGACTCGATGATCGAGAACTCCCGCCCCACCCGCGCCGAGGCCAGCGACGTCGCCAACGCCGTCATCGACGGCACCGACGCCGTCATGCTCTCCGGCGAGACCAGCGTCGGCAAATACCCCGTCGAGACCGTCCGCACCATGAGCCGCATCGTCGAAGCCGCCGAGGAAGACCTCCTCGCCGCCGGCCTCCCGCCGCTCACCGAGAACACCAAACCCCGCACCCAGGGCGGCGCCGTCGCCCGCGCCGCCGCCGAGATCGGCGACTTCCTCGGCGCCCGCTACCTCGTCGCCTGCACCCAGTCCGGCGACACCGTCAAACGCCTCTCCCGCTCCCGCTCGCCCATCCCCCTCCTCGCCTTCACCCCCGACCCCGACACCCACTCCCAGCTCAACCTCACCTGGGGCGTCGAGACCTTCCTCGGCCCGCACGCCGACTCCACCGACGCGATGGTCGCCCAGGTCGACGCGGAACTGCGGCGCCGCGGCCGCTGCCGCGAGGGAGACATCGTCGTCATCACCGCCGGCTCCCCGCCCGGCGTCTCCGGCTCCACGAACATGGTCCGCGTCCACCACATCGGCGACCCGGTGACGAACTGA